The following are encoded together in the Pithys albifrons albifrons isolate INPA30051 chromosome 5, PitAlb_v1, whole genome shotgun sequence genome:
- the LOC139672214 gene encoding alcohol dehydrogenase 1, with protein sequence MITAGKVIKCKAAVLWEANKPFSIEEVEVAPPKEHEVRIKIMATGICRSDDHVITGALPAPFPIILGHEAAGVVESVGQGVTSFKPGDKVIPLFVPQCGECTGCLNTKGNLCSKNDLALGRGLMPDGTTRFTCKGKAVHHFLGTSTFTEYTVLHESAVAKIDSAAPLEKVCLIGCGFSTGYGAALQTAKVEPGSTCAVFGLGGVGLSVIIGCKAAGASRIIAVDINSDKFAKAKELGATDCINPKDFEKPIHEVLIEMTGQGVDYSFEVIGRTDTMTAALASCQYNYGVSVIVGVPPAAQKITFDPMLLFTGRSWKGSVFGGWKSKDAVPKLVADYMNKKFVLDPLITHTLPFTKINEGFDLLRTGKSIRSVLLF encoded by the exons ATGATCACAGCAGGCAAA GTTATTAAATGCAAAGCAGCAGTACTGTGGGAAGCCAATAAACCATTCAGTATTGAGGAAGTGGAAGTTGCCCCACCAAAAGAACATGAAGTTCGCATAAAg ATTATGGCCACAGGGATCTGCCGCTCTGATGACCATGTGATAACTGGTGCACTGCCTGCACCTTTTCCAATAATTCTTGGGCATGAAGCAGCTGGTGTTGTGGAGAGTGTTGGGCAGGGAGTGACTTCATTCAAACCAG GAGACAAGGTTATTCCACTCTTTGTTCCACAGTGTGGGGAGTGCACGGGTTGCTTAAACACCAAGGGTAACCTGTGCAGTAAAAATGA CCTTGCTCTAGGTCGTGGATTAATGCCTGATGGCACCACTAGATTCAcctgcaaaggaaaagcagttcaCCATTTTCTTGGTACAAGTACCTTCACTGAGTACACAGTACTGCATGAATCTGCTGTGGCCAAAATTgattctgctgctcctctggaaaaAGTTTGTCTAATTGGCTGTGGATTTTCAACTGGTTatggggctgctctgcagacTGCCAAG GTGGAACCAGGCTCCACCTGTGCTGTCTTTGGCCTTGGGGGAGTTGGCCTCTCTGTTATCATAGGCTGCAAGGCAGCTGGAGCCTCCCGCATCATTGCTGTGGATATCAATAGTGACAAGTTTGCCAAGGCCAAGGAGCTGGGAGCCACCGACTGCATCAACCCTAAAGATTTTGAGAAGCCCATTCACGAAGTGTTGATCGAAATGACTGGCCAGGGCGTGGACTACTCCTTCGAGGTCATCGGCCGCACGGATACCATG ACCGCAGCCTTGGCCTCTTGCCAGTACAACTATGGAGTCAGTGTGATTGTGGGAGTGCCCCCTGCAGCACAAAAGATCACTTTTGATCCCATGCTCCTCTTCACTGGTCGCAGCTGGAAAGGCTCTGTCTTTGGAG GCTGGAAGAGTAAAGATGCTGTTCCTAAACTGGTTGCTGACTACATGAATAAAAAGTTTGTTCTGGATCCATTAATAACTCACACACTTCCTTTCACAAAAATCAATGAAGGATTTGATCTGCTAAGGACAGGGAAGAG TATTCGCAGTGTCCTGCTGTTTTAG